A window of Sulfurovum riftiae contains these coding sequences:
- a CDS encoding PD-(D/E)XK motif protein: MKNDPWSNINPSATDNRLSGILADKSNILEFYWAKDTFGNLLFVLSAPSEIIPNAKIPKLQGIDIAIGKYGRNNQLIFSLESKEYKDIFYTLCMDLISSTKVLHDEEYAVNTVLYRLDKWQHFLKNRRKIIDKRQLKGLAGELLFLKNYLLVRDSAEAALSFWKAPLQSVHDFEFDNFSVEVKTKSSVNSIYISSYEQLFSELDYLLLYVATLNDSTSRTPKAFNIYTLIDEIKAVISDTVLEERFENLLMQYGFVGLEEYRDYWFLFVSDEFYEVEEDFPRITDLPEGIENLTYRVNLEKCKAFKADIKLLEKAGIRNEYS; encoded by the coding sequence ATGAAGAATGATCCATGGTCAAATATAAATCCGTCTGCCACTGACAATAGGCTCAGTGGAATACTTGCGGACAAAAGCAATATTCTTGAGTTCTACTGGGCAAAAGACACTTTTGGCAATCTGCTGTTTGTTCTGTCTGCACCATCGGAAATCATACCAAATGCCAAAATTCCAAAACTTCAGGGAATTGATATAGCTATCGGAAAATATGGGAGAAACAATCAGCTGATATTCTCCCTCGAATCAAAAGAGTATAAAGATATATTTTATACACTGTGTATGGATCTCATCTCATCCACAAAAGTACTGCATGATGAAGAATATGCGGTTAATACGGTTTTGTATAGGCTTGACAAGTGGCAGCATTTTCTTAAAAATCGCCGGAAAATTATTGACAAACGGCAGCTCAAAGGACTTGCCGGGGAACTGTTGTTTTTAAAGAATTATTTATTGGTGCGGGACAGTGCCGAAGCGGCACTTTCTTTTTGGAAAGCTCCGCTTCAGTCGGTACATGATTTTGAGTTCGATAACTTTTCAGTTGAAGTAAAGACAAAATCATCGGTAAACAGTATCTATATCTCTTCATACGAGCAGCTTTTTAGTGAACTGGATTATCTGCTTCTGTATGTTGCCACACTGAATGACAGCACATCAAGAACACCCAAAGCATTCAACATCTATACATTGATTGATGAGATAAAAGCCGTAATCTCCGATACTGTTTTGGAGGAAAGGTTTGAAAACCTTTTAATGCAATATGGCTTTGTGGGACTGGAGGAATACAGAGACTACTGGTTTTTATTTGTCTCAGATGAGTTTTATGAAGTGGAAGAAGATTTTCCAAGGATAACGGATCTTCCGGAAGGAATTGAAAATCTTACATACCGGGTCAACTTGGAAAAATGTAAAGCCTTCAAGGCGGATATTAAACTTTTAGAGAAAGCGGGGATACGAAATGAATACAGTTGA
- a CDS encoding DUF6997 domain-containing protein, translated as MAQKDWEEVQKIIENKSPGFLEKFLTSDEIFLPNNSLPNSFNVDRSNFSASDLGKDKPGQWIPVYYLKDISEYFRENNIVPVRAGPAEFFFYKGVVFFDLESIVFENIDTEKIAPIESYIPVTLKAKFQRNENAYLNKAVALGYINHFVDDGELSVFEKEIETGNRKRLLYGQFGKIKLTDPLQFKTTIGSKTVNPGFQFEIDLVLENKDEIIIFEAKTGGRPFKNFSLLQLYYPLIYLRSIIKEPKPIRTIFIDITTVNDSETYRLLEVRFNNDMFDEVEVSAACEYKHRTE; from the coding sequence ATGGCACAAAAAGACTGGGAAGAAGTACAAAAAATCATTGAAAATAAATCACCAGGATTTCTTGAAAAATTCCTAACTTCAGATGAAATATTTTTGCCCAATAATTCCTTACCCAACTCGTTTAATGTAGACCGTTCAAACTTCAGTGCTTCCGATCTTGGAAAAGATAAGCCGGGACAATGGATTCCCGTATATTACCTCAAAGATATCTCAGAATATTTTAGAGAAAACAACATTGTACCGGTCAGAGCCGGGCCAGCTGAATTCTTTTTTTACAAGGGAGTGGTGTTTTTTGATCTGGAGAGTATTGTTTTTGAAAATATAGATACAGAGAAAATTGCTCCTATTGAAAGCTATATTCCTGTTACGCTCAAGGCAAAATTTCAAAGAAATGAAAATGCCTACTTGAACAAAGCTGTTGCACTTGGGTACATTAACCATTTTGTGGATGACGGTGAACTGTCAGTCTTCGAAAAAGAGATTGAAACAGGAAACCGTAAACGATTGCTTTATGGCCAATTTGGAAAAATAAAGCTTACCGACCCTTTGCAGTTTAAAACCACCATAGGCAGTAAAACTGTCAATCCCGGATTTCAGTTCGAAATAGACCTTGTTCTTGAAAATAAGGATGAGATCATCATCTTTGAAGCAAAAACAGGAGGCAGACCATTTAAAAACTTCTCTCTTCTCCAGCTCTACTACCCTTTGATCTACCTCCGCTCGATCATCAAAGAACCCAAACCCATTAGAACCATCTTCATTGACATTACCACTGTGAATGACAGTGAAACCTACCGCCTGCTGGAAGTTCGTTTCAACAATGATATGTTTGATGAGGTTGAAGTGTCTGCTGCCTGTGAATATAAGCATAGAACAGAATGA
- a CDS encoding DNA cytosine methyltransferase, with the protein MVVLDLFSGAGGLSEGFWRAGAKFAAHVEADKYACETLKTRAAYWALKKSDNLDLYCDYLLGKVTRDELWSKSGSIEKSEVIHKAIGKDTYSDIVKQIHTNMDENRYQNIDVLIGGPPCQAYSLIGRSRMGEKVHNDHRNYLFEFYIDFLHKFKPKIFVFENVPGLKNAGGGKYYEMLMKALRKEYDVPEPEIHNAAEYGVLQNRKRFLIIGCRKNCKLNMAKFAPKQGVNPFDGAIVGDLLHDLPPIKPGQAKNGKGAYSKSPSEYLKKSGIREDSFNILTHHIARPHNDRDREIYKIVINKWNQENHKLKYSDLPKRLINHKNTKSFLDRFNVIKSNKSTCQTMVAHIAKDGHYFIHPDEKQARSLSVREAARIQSFPDDFYFEGPRTAIFTQIGNAVPPLMSEQIAKKIEKLL; encoded by the coding sequence ATGGTAGTTTTAGATCTATTTTCCGGTGCAGGTGGTCTCAGTGAAGGCTTCTGGAGAGCTGGGGCAAAATTTGCTGCACATGTTGAGGCCGATAAATATGCATGCGAAACGCTGAAAACACGTGCTGCATATTGGGCTTTGAAAAAAAGTGACAATTTGGATCTTTACTGTGATTATCTTCTTGGCAAAGTAACACGTGATGAATTATGGTCAAAAAGTGGTTCAATCGAGAAATCTGAAGTTATTCACAAAGCCATCGGCAAAGATACGTATTCTGATATTGTAAAGCAGATTCATACAAATATGGATGAAAACAGATATCAAAATATTGATGTATTGATAGGTGGTCCCCCTTGCCAGGCGTATTCACTCATTGGTCGTTCAAGAATGGGCGAAAAAGTTCATAATGATCATAGAAATTATCTTTTTGAGTTTTATATTGATTTTCTTCATAAATTCAAACCAAAAATATTTGTATTTGAAAATGTTCCGGGACTAAAAAATGCTGGAGGTGGAAAATACTATGAGATGCTCATGAAGGCTCTTCGCAAAGAATATGATGTTCCAGAACCTGAAATTCATAATGCAGCAGAATATGGTGTTTTGCAAAACAGAAAAAGATTTTTAATCATCGGCTGCAGAAAAAATTGTAAATTGAATATGGCAAAATTCGCACCTAAACAAGGAGTCAATCCCTTTGATGGAGCCATAGTTGGTGATCTTCTTCATGATCTTCCTCCAATTAAACCAGGACAAGCAAAAAATGGTAAAGGAGCTTATAGTAAATCACCATCTGAGTATCTGAAAAAAAGTGGTATTCGAGAAGACAGTTTTAATATTTTAACACACCATATAGCCAGACCACACAATGATAGAGATAGAGAAATATATAAAATTGTTATTAATAAATGGAATCAGGAAAATCATAAATTAAAATATTCTGACCTGCCAAAAAGATTAATCAATCATAAGAATACCAAGTCATTTCTGGATCGCTTTAATGTAATTAAATCGAACAAATCTACCTGTCAAACTATGGTAGCACATATTGCAAAGGATGGTCATTACTTCATCCATCCAGATGAAAAACAGGCACGATCTTTGTCAGTAAGAGAGGCGGCCAGGATTCAATCTTTCCCGGATGACTTTTATTTTGAAGGACCGAGAACAGCCATTTTTACGCAGATTGGTAATGCAGTTCCTCCTTTGATGTCTGAGCAGATTGCAAAGAAGATTGAAAAACTTTTATAG
- a CDS encoding very short patch repair endonuclease, giving the protein MKKKQPMTRSENMSRIKGKDTSIEIKLRKALWAKGIRYRKTCKDVYGKPDICFKGKKIAVFCDSEYWHGKYLMEGKYIPKTNTEFWVNKIKSNIERDKKVNKELKAQGWTVIRFWGEEIEKGIDTCVEKVISTINILTK; this is encoded by the coding sequence ATGAAGAAGAAACAACCTATGACCAGATCCGAAAATATGTCAAGAATAAAAGGAAAAGACACTTCAATAGAAATAAAGTTGCGTAAAGCATTATGGGCCAAAGGGATACGATATAGAAAAACCTGTAAAGATGTTTATGGCAAACCCGATATATGTTTCAAAGGCAAAAAAATAGCAGTTTTTTGTGATAGTGAATACTGGCATGGGAAATATCTGATGGAAGGGAAATATATTCCCAAAACCAACACAGAGTTCTGGGTTAACAAGATAAAATCAAATATTGAACGCGATAAAAAAGTAAACAAAGAACTTAAAGCTCAGGGATGGACAGTGATCCGATTTTGGGGAGAAGAAATTGAAAAAGGAATAGACACATGTGTTGAAAAAGTAATTTCTACTATAAATATTTTAACCAAGTAG
- a CDS encoding AIPR family protein, which translates to MNTVEEFYNDLMQQIYASADAEEDYKVSQFFDNSMEYLMEDGTVQDYTYLPYKKSGSGMRVDGYELIEDREILNLFICDYEESDAPVTLTRTDIDLNVKRVIKFFKQSVEKELYRDLEETRPGYAMSRFLYENQSRFHTVNIVLVSNKLLSGRVKELPSHKLESYNVSYDIWDIGRFYEIETSKNKKETLIINLKEDFKATIPSLPAHIKASPYPSYLSVVSGELLADLYEEYGSKLLESNVRSFLQFRGNINKGIRKTLNNVKEYGPKSMFFAYNNGITATAEEIELNSDNEIIKIRNFQIVNGGQTTASLYNTRKVDKVDLSDIFVQMKLTVINDEKINDIVPNIAKFANTQNKVSDADFFSNDIYHIRMEEKSRRIWAPAKEGELKGTKWFYERARGQYLEVQSKLTEAKKREFKTIHPKSQMFTKTDLAKYLMVWENKPQIVSRGAQKNFKAFGEIIVPRWNKNDKEFNDLYFMHTVAKIIIFKACDYMVYREPWYGGYKANIVAYTLSTLSYLLEKEKKSIDFTVIWKRQEIPAYFLRELQHISKFINQYIIDTPENFTNVSEWCKKDSCWTNLKEILDSTEQLTLSEEFLKHMVTLEEVKYEEMEAKKEQQIDNSMELLKKMFKLPMDTWTEMIQWGQEKNILSQTQIDFLNLIPLGKYPSDKQSKKILETIMYLEDEGMKSVWE; encoded by the coding sequence ATGAATACAGTTGAAGAATTCTACAATGATCTTATGCAGCAGATATATGCATCTGCCGATGCCGAGGAAGACTACAAAGTAAGTCAGTTTTTTGACAATTCCATGGAGTATCTTATGGAGGACGGTACAGTTCAGGACTATACCTATCTTCCGTATAAAAAATCAGGTTCGGGAATGCGTGTAGACGGCTATGAACTGATAGAAGACAGAGAGATCCTGAATTTATTTATCTGTGACTATGAGGAAAGTGATGCCCCTGTTACCCTGACAAGAACGGATATTGATCTGAATGTTAAACGAGTTATCAAGTTTTTCAAACAGTCTGTTGAAAAAGAACTGTACCGGGACTTGGAAGAGACCAGACCAGGATATGCCATGTCAAGATTTCTATATGAGAACCAGAGCCGGTTTCATACGGTGAATATTGTTCTTGTAAGTAACAAGCTTCTGAGTGGACGGGTTAAAGAACTTCCTTCGCATAAACTGGAAAGCTACAATGTATCTTATGATATCTGGGATATCGGACGATTTTATGAGATTGAAACATCAAAAAACAAGAAAGAAACACTTATTATTAATCTCAAGGAAGATTTTAAAGCAACAATACCTTCTCTCCCAGCACATATAAAGGCATCTCCCTATCCATCATATCTTTCTGTGGTAAGTGGTGAGCTTCTTGCAGATCTTTATGAAGAGTATGGGTCAAAACTCCTTGAATCCAATGTGAGGAGTTTCTTGCAGTTTAGAGGCAATATAAACAAAGGAATTAGAAAGACATTAAATAATGTAAAAGAGTATGGACCAAAAAGCATGTTTTTTGCTTATAATAATGGAATTACTGCAACTGCGGAAGAGATAGAGTTAAATAGTGATAATGAAATTATAAAAATTAGAAACTTTCAAATTGTAAATGGAGGACAAACTACAGCATCATTATATAATACAAGGAAAGTAGACAAAGTTGACTTATCTGATATTTTTGTTCAAATGAAATTGACAGTTATCAATGATGAAAAAATCAATGACATTGTTCCCAATATTGCAAAGTTTGCCAATACTCAGAATAAAGTCAGTGATGCAGATTTTTTTTCCAATGATATTTATCATATCCGTATGGAAGAGAAATCTAGGAGAATATGGGCTCCTGCAAAAGAAGGAGAACTTAAAGGAACCAAATGGTTTTATGAGCGGGCAAGAGGACAGTATCTTGAAGTACAGTCCAAACTGACAGAAGCCAAGAAAAGAGAGTTCAAAACTATACATCCAAAATCCCAGATGTTCACCAAAACAGACTTGGCAAAATATCTTATGGTATGGGAAAACAAACCCCAGATTGTCAGTCGGGGAGCACAGAAAAACTTTAAAGCATTCGGAGAGATTATTGTCCCAAGATGGAACAAGAATGACAAAGAGTTTAATGATCTCTATTTTATGCATACAGTAGCCAAAATTATTATCTTTAAAGCATGTGACTATATGGTTTACCGTGAACCATGGTATGGAGGCTACAAAGCCAATATTGTAGCCTATACACTCTCTACTCTGTCATACCTGCTTGAAAAAGAGAAAAAAAGTATAGATTTTACTGTCATATGGAAAAGGCAGGAGATTCCGGCTTATTTCCTGAGAGAACTGCAGCATATCAGTAAGTTTATCAACCAGTATATTATTGATACGCCGGAAAATTTTACCAATGTATCAGAATGGTGTAAAAAAGACAGCTGCTGGACGAACCTAAAGGAGATTCTGGACAGTACAGAACAGTTGACACTTTCAGAAGAGTTTCTTAAGCATATGGTAACACTTGAAGAGGTCAAGTATGAGGAGATGGAAGCCAAAAAAGAGCAGCAGATAGACAATTCAATGGAGCTTTTAAAGAAGATGTTTAAACTGCCCATGGATACTTGGACAGAAATGATACAATGGGGTCAGGAAAAAAACATATTGTCACAGACACAGATAGATTTTTTAAATTTGATTCCTTTGGGAAAGTATCCATCGGACAAGCAGTCTAAAAAGATACTGGAGACGATTATGTATCTGGAAGATGAAGGGATGAAGAGTGTATGGGAATAA